In the Nocardia asteroides genome, TCGTCCCGGACCAGCGAGAGCACGGCGGCGCGCCGGGCCGGGGTGTCCAGCCCGGTGAAGCGGTCGAGCGCGACCGGGGCGGCCGGTTCCGGGGTTACCGCGCGGGGTACGCGCTCGTCGCGGCGGGCGGCGGAGCGGTCGGCGTCGATCCAGTAGCGGGTGCGCTGGAATGCGTAGGTGGGCAGCTCGATCCGGTTGCCCCGCGCAGCATTCCACTCCACCGGGATGCCCCTGGTGTGCGCGGCGGCGAGCGAGGTGGTGAAGCGGGCGAGGCCGCCGTCGTCGCGGCGCAGGGTGCCGACGACGGCGGTGGCGGGAGCACCGGCCGCCTCCAGCGTCTCCTCGACGGTGGTCGCGAGCACCGGGTGCGGCCCGATCTCCACGAAGGCCCGGTAGCCCGCCTCGGCAAGGGCGCGGGTCGCCTGCTCGAAGCGGACCGTGCCGCGCAGGTTGTCGAACCAGTAGCCGCCGGTGAGCGCGGTGCCGTCGATCCAGTCGGCGGTCACCGTGGAGAGCAGCGGGATCGCCGACTCCCGCGGCCGCACCGGGGCGAGCGCGGTGGCCAGCTCGGCGCGCAGCGGCTCCACCGTCGGGGAGTGCGAGGCGTAGTCGACGGCGACCCTGCGGCTGCGCACGCCGTCGGCCGCCAGCCGGGCCAGGATCTCCTCCACGGCCGCGATCTCGCCGGAGAGCACCACCGAGCTCGGTGCGTTGACCACGGCGACCGCGACCCGGTCGGCCCACGGCTCGATCAGCTCGGCGGCCGCGGCGGCGGACAGCTGCACCGCGGCCATCGCGCCGGGACCGGCGGCCGCGGCGATGGCGCGGCTGCGCAGCGCGACCACGCGGGCGCCGTCCGCGATCGAGAGCGCGCCCGCGACGACGGCCGCGGCGATCTCGCCCTGCGAGTGCCCGACGACGGCATCCGGTTCGACGCCGTGCGCGCGCCACAGCGCGGCCAGCGCCACCATGACCGACCACAGCGCGGGCTGCACCACGTCGACCCGCTCGTCGTCGATCTCGGCCGTGCCGAGCAGCACCGGGAGCGGATCCCAGTCCACGTGCGGGGCGAGCGCCTCGGCGCACTCGGTGAGCCGGTCGGCGAAGACCGGGGCGGTACGGTACAGCTCGGCGGCCATGCCGCGCCACTGGCCGCCCTGGCCGGGGAAGACGAAGACGGTGCGCCCGGCCACGTCGGCGCTGCCGCGCGCGGCGTGCTCGGGGAGCGCGCCGCCCGCGGCGAGCGCCTCCAGTCCGGCGCGCAGTGCGGTGTCGTCGCCGACCAGCACCGCCCGCTCGGTCAGCGCGGCCCTGCCCTCGAGCAGGGTGCGCGCCACGTCGGCGGCGTTCACCTCGGGCCGGGAGCGCAGGTAGGTGGCGAGCGCCACCGCCTGGCCGCGCAGCGCTGCCGGGGTGTGCGCGGAGAGCACCCAGGGCAGCGGCCGCTCCTCCGGCAGCGGGCTCACGACACCGCCGCCGGGCGCGGCCGGCACCGAATCGGCGTCGGTCATCGTGCGCGCGGCTCCGCCGGTGGCCGTTCCCTGCCCGCTCCGGGCGGGCAGCTCCGGCGCCTGGGGCGGCTCCTCGATGATGACGTGCGCGTTCGTGCCGCTGACGCCGAAGGAGGAGATGCCCGCGCGGCGCGGGCGGGCACCCGGCTCCCACGGGACGGCGGCGGTGAGCAGCCGGACTCCCCCGTCCGACCAGTCCACGTGCGGCGTCGGCGCGTCGACGTGCAGGGTGCGCGGCAGGGTCCGATTCCGCAGCGCCAGGATCATCTTCGCGATCCCGGCGCCGCCCGCGGCCGCCTGGGTGTGCCCGACGTTGGACTTCAGCGACCCCAGCCACAGCGGCCGCTCCGGGTCCCGCCCGGCGCCGTAGGTGGCGATCACCGCCTGCGCCTCGATCGGGTCGCCGAGCGTGGTGCCGGTGCCGTGCGCCTCGACCGCGTCCACGTCGGCGGCGGTGAGCCCGGCATTGGCCAGCGCCTGCCGGATCACCCGCTGCTGCGCGGGGCCGTTCGGCGCGGTCAGCCCGCTGGAGGCGCCGTCCTGGTTCACCGCGGAGCCGCGGACCAGCGCGAGCACCGGATGCCCGGCGCGCCGCGCGGCGGAGAGCCGCTCGAGTACCAGGATGCTCACCCCCTCGGCCCAGCCGGTGCCGTCCGCGGCCGCCGCGAACGCCTTGCACCGCCCGTCGGGGGCGAGCGCCCGCTGCCGGGAGAACTCGACGAAGGTGGCCGGGCTCGACATCACCGCGACCCCGCCCGCCAGCGCCAGCTCGCTCTCCCCCGAGCGCAGCGACTGCGCGGCCAGGTGCAGCGCGACCAGCGAGGACGAGCAGGCGGTGTCCACGCTGATGGCGGGCCCCTCGAACCCGAACGTGTAGGAGATGCGGCCGCTGGCGATGCTGCCCGCGCTGCCGTTCACCAGGTACCCCTCCAGGTCGGGCGGCGCGTCCTGGAGGTGCGGGGCGTAGTCGTGGTACATGGTGCCCGCGAAGACGCCGGTCCGGCTGCCGCGCAGCGAGGTCGGGTCGATCCCGGCCCGTTCCAGCGCCTCCCAGGCGGTCTCCAGCAGCAGCCGCTGCTGCGGGTCGGTGGCGAGCGCCTCGCGCGGCGACATGCCGAAGGCGGCGGCGTCGAAATCGGCGGCGTCGGTGAGGAATCCGCCGTGCCTGGTGTACGAGGTGCCCGGGGTGGCCGGGTCGTCGTCGAAGAGCGCGGCCAGATCCCAGCCGCGGTCGTCCGGGAATTCGGCGACCGCGTCGCCGCCGGATTCCAGCAGCCGCCAGAGCGCCTCCGGGCTCGCGATCCCGCCGGGCAGCCGCAGCGCGACCCCGACGATGGCGATCGGGTCGTCGTCCCCGCTGCCGCGCTGCGCGGCGACCGCCCGCTCGCCGGTCCCGCCGCCGAGCAGTTGGTCGAGGAAGGCGGCGATGGCGTCCGGGGTGGGGTGGTCGAAGGTGAGCGTGGCCGGGAGTTTCAGCCCGGTGGCGGCGGCCAGGCGGTTGCGCAGCTCGACGGCGGTGAGCGAGTCGATGCCGAGCTCGGCGAGCCCGCGGTCGCCGCGGATGCCAGCGGGGTCCGGGTGGTCGAGCGCGGCGGCGGCCTCCCGGCGCACCAGCTCGAGCAGGGTCGTGCGGCGCTCGGCGGCGGGCAGCGCGGCCAGCCCCGAATCGTGCTGCGCCGCCGCTGCCTTCGCCCGGGTCCGGCGGACGAGGCCACGCAGGACCGGGGTGTCGGCGGTGCCGGTGAGCGCGAGCGGGGCCGGGATCAGCAGGGCCCGGTCCCGGTGGAAGACGGCGGCGTCGAAGAGCGCGAGCCCCTCCTCGGTGGCCAGCGCCCGGACGCCCTGGCGGGCCAGCCGGGCCCGGTCGGCGTCGGTGAGGTGCGCGGTGACGCCGGTCGTCTCGGCCCACAGCCCCCAGGCGAGCGAGGTGGCGGGCAGGCCGTCGGCGCGGCGCCGCGCGGCCAGCGCGTCCAGGCCGGTGTTGGCGGCGGCGTAGGCGGCCTGGCCCGCGGTGCCGAGGATGCCCGCGACGGAGGAGTAGAGGACGAAGGCGGCCAGGTCGTGGTCGCGGGTGAGCTCGTCGAGGTGCCCGGCGGCGGTGAGCTTGGGGGCGAGGACGGCGGCCAGCCGCTCCGGGGTCACCGCGTCGAGCACGCCGTCGTCGACGATGCCCGCGGTGTGCACGACCGCGGTGAGCGGGTGCTCCGGCGCGACGGCCGCGAGCAGCCTTGTGACGGCGTCCCGGTCGGTGACGTCGGCCGAGACCACCAGCACGGTCGCGCCGGCGGCGCGCAGCTCGGCCGCGAGTTCGGTGGCGCCGGGTGCTGCCGTTCCGCGGCGTCCGGCCAGCAGGAGGTGCCCGACGCCGTGCTCGGCGACCAGGTGCCTGGCGAGTGCCGCGCCGAGTCCGCCGGTACCGCCGGTGATCAACACGGTGCCGTCCGGGTTCCAGGCCCTGCCGTCGGCGGCAGCGGTGGAGCGGGCCAGGCGGGGCAGGTGGGCGGTGCCCGCGCGCAGCGCGAGTTGCGGCTCGCCGTCGAGCGCGGCGGCGATGGCGTGGTTCAGGACGGCGGCCGACGCGGCGGTGTCGTCGGTGTCGAGCAGGATGACCGCGCCCGGCCGCTCGGTCTGCGCGCTGCGGGCCAGCCCCCAGATCGGGGCGGCTTCCGGGTCCGGCCGGTCGTCGTCGAGCACGGCGACGGCGCCGTGCGTGAGCACGACCAGCGGGTGCTCGGGCTCGGCCTGCTGCAGGGCGGCGAGGGTCTCCGGCAGCGCCGCGTCCCAGATCCGGTGCCCGAGCGGGGTGACCGCGGGCAGCGGATGCTCCACCCAGCCGAGCTCGTACAGATCTGCCACCGCGGGTGCGGAGCCGGTGGCGGCGCGCAGGGTGAGCGCGTCGACGGTGAGCACCGGGCGGCCCGCGGTGTCGGTGGCGCGCAGCGCGGTGAGGCCGTCCGGGGCGGCGGTGAAGGTGACGCGCAGCGCGGTGGCGCCACCGGCGTGCACCCGGACGCCGGTCCAGGCGAACGGGATGCGCGGCGCGGTGAAGTCGCCGGTGAGCAGCGCGACCGGGTGCAGCGCGGCGTCGAAGAGCGCCGGGTGCACGGTGTAGCCGCCCGGCTCGCCGCCGGGCAGCGTGATCTCGGCGAAGATCGTGTCGCCGCGCTGCCACACGGCGGTGAGGCCGCGGAAGAGCGGGCCGTAGTCCAGCCCCGCGGCGCGCAGCCGGGCGTAGACCTCGGCCGGGTCGAGCGCGGAGGCGTCGGCGGGCGGCCAGGATTCCACGGTGGCCGACGATTCCGGCGGGGTGGGCGCGGAAACCCCCGGTGCCGGCGCGGAAGAGGCGGCGATCGACCGGGATTCGGTATTGCCGGTACCGCGCAGGGTGCCGGTGGCGTGCCGGGTCCACGGAACCTCCGGCCGGTCGGCCGGGCGGGAGTGGATCTCGACGGTGAACGCGTCGCCGGTGCGGCGGGCCTGCGCCTGCAGCTCCACCGCCGCCTCCGGCCGCAGTACCAGCGGCGCCTCGATGACGAGTTCGTCCACGGTGTCGGCGCCGACGGTGTCGGCCAGGTGCACCGCCAGCTCCACCAGCGCGGTGCCCGGCACGAACACCGCGCCCGCGACCACGTGCTCGGCCAGCCACGGGTGGCCGCGCAGCGAGAGCTGTCCGGTGGCGACCGCGCCGTCCCCGCCCGCCAGCGCGACGACCGCGCCGAGCAGCGGGTGCCCGCCGGCCACGCGCTGCCCGGATTCCACGGTGGCCCAGAACCGTTCCGCCCGGAAGGCGTAGGTGGGCAGCGGGGTGCGTGGGGCCTCGGGCACCACCGCGGCCCAGTCCACCCGGTGCCCGTGCGCGAAGACCGTCGCGGCCGCCCCCAGCACGGTCGTGACCTCGTCCCTTCCCTTGCGCGCGGTCGGCACCGCGGCGACCTCGTCCCCGAGCGTGGCCGCGACCAGCGGGGTCAGCACCGCACCGGCGCCTACCTCGACGAAGACCCCGGCCCCGGCCGCACGCGCGGTGCGCACGGCGTCGGCGAAGCGGACGGTGCCGCGCAGGTGCCCGGTCCAGTAGGCCGGATCGGCGAGCTCGGCCGCGGTGACCACCGCGCCGGTCGCGTCGGAGACCAGCACCGGCCCGGTCGGCTCGGCGAAGGTCAGCCCGGCGACGACCGCCGCGAACTCGGGCAGAACCGGATCCATCAGCGGCGAGTGGAAGCCGTGCGAGACGGCGAGACGGCGGGTCCGCCTGCCCGCCGCGGTGAATTCCGCGGCCAGCGCGAGCACCGGTTCCTCGGCGCCGGAGAGCACCACCGCGTGCGGGCCGTTCACCGCGGCCACCGCGACCCGCGCCTCACCGGCCAGCCGTTCCCGCACCTCGGCCTCGGTGGCCCGCACGGCCACCATCGCCCCGCCCGCGGGCAGCGCGCCCATGAGCCGGGCCCGCGCCGCGACCAGCCGGGCCGCATCGGGCAGCGTCAGCACCCCGGTGACATGCGCGGCGACGATCCCGCCGATGGAGTGCCCGGCCACCACGCCGATCTCGATCCCCCACGACTCCAGCAGCCGGTACAGCGCGGTCTCCACCGCGAAGATCACCGGCTGGGTGTACTCGGTGGCGTCGATCAGCCCCTCGGTCCCCGGCGCGCCGAAGGCGACAGCGCGAATGGAGTGCGCTGCGGCCAGTTCGGCGTCCAGCGGGGCGACGGCGGCGTCGAAGGCATCGCGGAACACCGGGAACCGCGCGTACAGCTCCGCGCCCGCCCCGGCGCGCTGGCTGCCCTGCCCGCCGAAGACCACCGCCACCGAGCCCGCGGCCGGCTGTGCGGGGCCGGTCACGACGCTCGCGGCCGAGGTCCCGCCGGACACCGCGGCCAGCCCAGCCCGCAGCCCGCCGTGATCGGCGGCAAGCACGACGGCCCGCGCCCGGAACCGCACCCGATCCCGGATGAGCGACGACGCCACCGAACCGAGCGGTGCGGCCTCGTCCAGGTGCGCGGCGAGCCGCGCGGCCTGCCCGCGCAGCGCCTCCGGAGTGGCGGCGGAGAGCACGAACGGGGCGACCCCCGTGAGTGGAACCGGTTCGGCTTCCGCGTTTTCCGGCGCCTGCTCGAGCACGACGTGCGCATTGGTCCCGGAGACCCCGAAGGCCGAGACCCCCGCCCGCCGCGGCCTGCCGGTCTCCGGCCAGTCCCTGATCTCGGTGAGCAGCCCGACCTGCCCGGACTCCCAGTCCACCAGCGGCGACGGCTCGTCCACGTGCAGCGTCGGCGGCAGCACGCCGCGCTCCAGCGCCAGCACCGCCTTGATCACCCCCGCCACCCCGGCGGCGGCCTGGGTGTGGCCGATATTGGACTTCACCGAGCCCAGCCACACCGGCGTCGCCCGGTCCCGGCCGTAGGTGGCGAGCAGCGCCTGCGCCTCGATCGGGTCGCCGAGCGCGGTTCCGGTGCCGTGCGCCTCGATCAGGTCGACGTCGCCGGTGGTCAGCCCGGCGTCGGCGAGCGCCTCCCGGATCACCCGCTGCTGGGCCGGGCCGTTGGGCGCGGTGAGGCCGTTGGAGGCGCCGTCCTGGTTCACCGCCGAGCCGCGCAGCACGGCGAGCACCCGGTGGCCGTGCCGCTGCGCGTCGGAGAGCCGCTCGACCAGCAGCACCCCGACACCCTCGGCCCAGCCGGTGCCGTCGGCGCCCGCCGCGAACGCCTTGCAGCGCCCGTCCACAGCGAGCCCGCGCTGCCGGGAGAACTCCACGAAGATGTCCGGCGCGGCGAGCACGGTCGCGCCGCCCGCCACCGCGAAGTCGATCTCGCCTGCCCGCAGCGCCCGCACCGCGAGGTGCAGCGCCACCAGTGAGGACGAGCAGGCGGTGTCGACGGTGAGCGCGGGCCCCTCGAAGCCGAAGGTGTAGGCGATCCGGCCGGAGAGCACGCTGGCCGCGGTCCCGGTGACCAGGTACCCCTCGACCGCGGCGGGCACCGGGCCCGGTCCGGTGACGTAGCTCTGGCCGTTGGTGCCGGTGTAGACGCCGGTGCGGCTGCCGCGCAGGGTGCGCGGGTCGATCCCGGCCCGCTCGAACGCCTCCCAGGTGGTGTGCAGCAGCAGCCGCTGCTGCGGGTCCATGGCGAGCGCCTCGCGGCGGGAGATGCCGAAGAAGTCCGGGTCGAAGTCGGCGACGCCGTCCAGGAAGCCGCCGCGGGTGGTGTAGGTGGTCCCGGTGTGCGCGGGGTCCGGGTGGTAGAGCGCGGCGGTGTCCCAGCCGCGGTCGGCCGGGAAGTCGCGCAGCGCGTCCCTGCCCTCGGCCAGCAGCTCCCAGAACTGCTCGGGGGTGTCGGCGCCGGGCAGGCGGAGCCCGGTCGCCACGATGGCGATGGGTTCACGGGCGGCGTCGGTGACCTCGCGCAGTTCCTCGCGGGTCTTGTAGAGTTCCGCGCTCACCCGCCGGAGCAGGTGCCGCATCGTGTCGTCGGAGGCGACGTCGTTCACAGCGTGACCTTTCGGGTGTCAGGAGATACCGAGTTCGGAGCCGATGAAATCGATGAGGTCGTCGTCGGAGGCGCTCGCCAGGGCCGCGGCCGGATCGGTGCCTGGCGCGGTGGCCTCGGTGGCCTCGGTGAGCCGGCGCAGCCGGTCCAGCGCGACGGCGCGGTCGGCGTCCGGGATGGCGCTGCCCGCCAGCACGTCGGCGATCCGCTCCAGGTCGGCGAGCACGGTGTCGAGCAGCGGCGGCGGGGCCGGGGCCAGCCGGTGCAGCAGCAGCTCGGTGAGCGCGGCGACGGTGGGGTGGTCGAAGACCAGGGTGGCGGGGAGTTCGAGCCCGGTGCGGGTGCCAAGCCGGTTGCGCAGCTCGACCGAGGTGAGCGAGGTGAAGCCCTGGTCGCGCAGGCCGCGTTCGTCGTCGATGGCGGCGGTGCCGGGGTGGCCGAGTGCGGCGGCGACCTCGGTGCGCACCAGGTTTTCCAGGTGCGCGCGGAGTTCGATCGGGTCGAGTTCGGCGAGGTCAGGGCCTGCGGTCTGCTCGGGTTCGGGGAGGAGCTCGGCGAGCAGCCCCGGTCTGGCGTGCGTGGCGGTCCAGTCGATGTCGGCGACGATCACGCGGGGTTCGCCGTCCGCGACCGCTCGTTCCAGCGCGTCCAGGGCGGTCTCCGGGGTCATCGGGCGCAGGCCGTTGCGGCGCAGCTGTTCCGCCGCGTCGGCGCCCGCGATGCCGTCGCCGTCCCAGTGGCCCCAGGCGATGGCGGTGGCGGGCAGGCCGAGCGCGTGCCGGTGCTCGGCGAGCGCGTCGAGCACCGCATTGCCCGGCGCGTAGTTGCCCTGGCCGGGGCCTGCGACCGTGCCGGTGACGGAGGAGAAGAGGACGAACGAGCGCAGCGGCAGCTCGCGGGTGAGTTCGTGCAGGTGCAGTGCCCCGGCGACCTTCACCCGGTGCACCCGCTCGATCCGCTCGGGATCCAGGCCGGTGACGAGGGCGTCGTCGAGGACCGCGGCGGTGTGCACCACGTCGGTGAGCGGGCGGTCGGGCGGGATGGCCGCGAGGACGGCGGCGAGGGCGGCGCGGTCGCCGATATCGCAGGCGACGACGGTGGCGCCGAGTTCGGCGGCCAGCGCGGCGGCGCCGGGGGCGTCCGGGCCGCGGCGGCTGAGCAGGAGCAGGTCGGTGGCGCCGTTGGCCGCCAGGCGGCGGGCGACGTGGGCGCCGAGTGCGCCGGTGCCGCCGGTGATGAGGACGGTGCCGGTGGGGCGCCACGGTATCGGTGGCCCGGCGGGGGCGGCGGGGACGATGCGGCGGGTGCGGGTGGCGTGGGCGGTGACGGCGAGGTTGGGTTCGTCGGCGGCGAGTGCGGCGACGACTCGGGGGGCGTTCGACGGATCGTCCGGAAGTTCGAGAACCGCCGGGGTCGAGCCGGTTTCGATGGCCAGTACGTCGAGGAACGAGCGGTGCCAGGCGGCGAGCGGGGTGTGCACCGGGTCCGGAATGAGTACCCGCAGGGTGTCCGGGCGCGGGATCGCGCGGGCCAGGGCCGCGCTCTCCGCGAGCGTGCCGTCCGGGGACAGCGGGAGCAGGGAGACGATCCGGTCCGCGGCACCGAGGCCCGGCGCGAGTCGGAGGCCGGGTGCCGAGCCGGTTCCCTCCGCGCCGCTCGGCGCGACTCGATCCAGGGCGGCATCGGGCGCCGGGGCGGTCCTGCCAGCGCGGTCGGCGAACTCCCGCGCTGTCCCCGGCTCGAGCCGCAGGGTGCGCACGGTGACGCCGTGCGCGGAGAGCGCGGTGGTGAGCGCTGCCGCCCACGGATCGGCGGCGCCGTCGGCGGGGGTGACCAGCAGCCAGGTCCCGCGCGGGACGGCGGCGGGGTCGGGGATGTCGCGCCACTCGACCCGGTAGGTCCAGGAGTCGACGGCCCCGGCCCCGGCGCGGCGGGTGCGCCAGGTGTCCAGGGCGGGGAGCAGCGCGGACAGTGGCGCCGCGGCAACGCCGATGGCGGCGGCGAGCGCGGTGCCGTCGCGCTCCCTGACCCGCTCCCAGAACCAGCGGTCGGCGGCGGATTCGGTGCCCGCGGGCTCCTCGATCCAGTAGCGGGTGCGCTGGAAGGCATAGGTGGGCAGCGTGATCCGCGGTGCCGGGGGGACGATGGCGGCCCAGTCCACCGGGTGCCCGGCGGTGAAGACCGTGGCGGCTGCGGTGTGCAAGCCGCGCACCTCGTCCCGGCCCGCGCGCAGCGTCCCGGTGGCGACCGCGGCGTCCAGGGTGTGCAGCACCTGCGGGGTGAGCACCGGTTCGGCGCCGAGCTCGAGGAAGATCCCGGCCCCCGCCGTGTGGGCGGCGCGCACGGCGTCGGCGAAGCGGACGGTGCCGCGCAGGTGCCGCACCCAGTAGCCGGGGTCGGCGAGCTCGGCCGGGTCGATGATCGCGCCGGTGCTGTCGGAGACGATGGTGCGGTCGGCGGCGCGGAAGGTCAGCCCGGCCACCACCTGCTCGAACTCGGCGAGCACCGGGTCCATGAGCGCGGAGTGGAAGGCGTGCGAGACGGTCAGCCGCTTGGTGCGATGGCCCGCTGCTCGGAGCGCGTCCGCGAGGTCGAGGACCGCCTCCTCGGCCCCGGAGACGACGACGGCGCGCGGCCCGTTCACCGCCGCCACCGAGTACTCGCCGCGCGCCACGGCCGCGACCTCCTCCTCGGTCGCCTCCACCGCGACCATGGCGCCGCCGCGCGGCAGCGCACCCATGAGCCGCCCGCGCGCCGTGACCAGCCGCGCGGCGTCCGGCAGCGCGAGCACCCCGGCGACGTGCGCGGCGACGACCCCGCCGATGGAGTGCCCGGCCACGAACTCCGGCTCGATCCCCCAGGATTCGAGCAGCCGGAAGAGCGCGGTCGCCACGGCGAAGACGACCGGCTGGGTGTACTCGGTGTCGTCGATCGGCCCGTCCGCGCCGAAGGCCACCGCACGGATGGGATGGGCAAGGGCGCCCGCCCGATCCAGGGCGTCGGCCGCGGCGTCGAAGGCCGCGCGGAAGGCCGGGAAGTGGTCGTACAGCTCGCGGCCCGCTCCCGCCCGCTGGCTGCCCTGGCCGCTGAACAGGACGGCGAGGCCGCCGGTGACCGGGGTTCCGGTGATGACGCCGGGGGTGGGTTCGCCCGCGGCGAAGGTGGCGAGGGAGCCGGGATCGAGCGCTACCGCCCGGGTGTCGAAGACGGTCCGCTGCCGGACCAGGGCCGAGGCGATCGCGCCCAGATCCGCGGTGCTCGTGGCGAGCTTCGCCGCCTGGCCGCGCAGCCCCGCCTCGGAGCGCGCGGACAGCACGAAGGGCGCGGGGTGGTGGGCGCCGACCGGTCGCGCCGCGGACGCGACGGCACCCGGGGGCGCCTCCTCGATGACGACGTGCGCATTGGTGCCGCTGATCCCGAACGACGAGATCCCGGCCCTTCGGGGGCGAGCCCCGGCCGCCCACGGCTGCCGCTCGGTGAGCAGCCGCACCGCACCGGACTCCCAGTCCACGTGCGGCGACGGCGCGTCGACGTGCAGCGTCGCCGGCAGCACCCCGTTCCGCAGCGCGAGCACCATCTTGGTCACCCCGACCGTCCCCGCCGCGGCCTGGCTGTGCCCGATATTCGACTTCACCGACCCCAGCCACAGCGGCGTCGCCCGATCCCGCCCGTAGGTGGCGAGCAGCGCCTGCGCCTCGATCGGATCACCGAGCGCGGTCCCGGTGCCGTGCGCCTCCACGGCATCCACCTCGGCCGCGTCGAGCCCGGCGTCGGCGAGCGCCGCGCGGATCACCCGCTGCTGCGCCGGGCCGCTCGGCGCGGTGAGCCCGTTCGACGCGCCGTCCTGGTTCACGGCGGTGCCGCGCACGACGGCGAGCACCTCGTGGCCGTTCCGCCTGGCATCCGAGAGCCGCTCCACCAGCAGCAGACTCACCGCCTCGGCCCACCCGGTCCCGTCGGCGCCCGCCGCGAACGCCTTGCACCGGCCGTCCGCCGCCAGCCCGCGCTGCCGGGAGAAC is a window encoding:
- a CDS encoding SDR family NAD(P)-dependent oxidoreductase, whose product is MRHLLRRVSAELYKTREELREVTDAAREPIAIVATGLRLPGADTPEQFWELLAEGRDALRDFPADRGWDTAALYHPDPAHTGTTYTTRGGFLDGVADFDPDFFGISRREALAMDPQQRLLLHTTWEAFERAGIDPRTLRGSRTGVYTGTNGQSYVTGPGPVPAAVEGYLVTGTAASVLSGRIAYTFGFEGPALTVDTACSSSLVALHLAVRALRAGEIDFAVAGGATVLAAPDIFVEFSRQRGLAVDGRCKAFAAGADGTGWAEGVGVLLVERLSDAQRHGHRVLAVLRGSAVNQDGASNGLTAPNGPAQQRVIREALADAGLTTGDVDLIEAHGTGTALGDPIEAQALLATYGRDRATPVWLGSVKSNIGHTQAAAGVAGVIKAVLALERGVLPPTLHVDEPSPLVDWESGQVGLLTEIRDWPETGRPRRAGVSAFGVSGTNAHVVLEQAPENAEAEPVPLTGVAPFVLSAATPEALRGQAARLAAHLDEAAPLGSVASSLIRDRVRFRARAVVLAADHGGLRAGLAAVSGGTSAASVVTGPAQPAAGSVAVVFGGQGSQRAGAGAELYARFPVFRDAFDAAVAPLDAELAAAHSIRAVAFGAPGTEGLIDATEYTQPVIFAVETALYRLLESWGIEIGVVAGHSIGGIVAAHVTGVLTLPDAARLVAARARLMGALPAGGAMVAVRATEAEVRERLAGEARVAVAAVNGPHAVVLSGAEEPVLALAAEFTAAGRRTRRLAVSHGFHSPLMDPVLPEFAAVVAGLTFAEPTGPVLVSDATGAVVTAAELADPAYWTGHLRGTVRFADAVRTARAAGAGVFVEVGAGAVLTPLVAATLGDEVAAVPTARKGRDEVTTVLGAAATVFAHGHRVDWAAVVPEAPRTPLPTYAFRAERFWATVESGQRVAGGHPLLGAVVALAGGDGAVATGQLSLRGHPWLAEHVVAGAVFVPGTALVELAVHLADTVGADTVDELVIEAPLVLRPEAAVELQAQARRTGDAFTVEIHSRPADRPEVPWTRHATGTLRGTGNTESRSIAASSAPAPGVSAPTPPESSATVESWPPADASALDPAEVYARLRAAGLDYGPLFRGLTAVWQRGDTIFAEITLPGGEPGGYTVHPALFDAALHPVALLTGDFTAPRIPFAWTGVRVHAGGATALRVTFTAAPDGLTALRATDTAGRPVLTVDALTLRAATGSAPAVADLYELGWVEHPLPAVTPLGHRIWDAALPETLAALQQAEPEHPLVVLTHGAVAVLDDDRPDPEAAPIWGLARSAQTERPGAVILLDTDDTAASAAVLNHAIAAALDGEPQLALRAGTAHLPRLARSTAAADGRAWNPDGTVLITGGTGGLGAALARHLVAEHGVGHLLLAGRRGTAAPGATELAAELRAAGATVLVVSADVTDRDAVTRLLAAVAPEHPLTAVVHTAGIVDDGVLDAVTPERLAAVLAPKLTAAGHLDELTRDHDLAAFVLYSSVAGILGTAGQAAYAAANTGLDALAARRRADGLPATSLAWGLWAETTGVTAHLTDADRARLARQGVRALATEEGLALFDAAVFHRDRALLIPAPLALTGTADTPVLRGLVRRTRAKAAAAQHDSGLAALPAAERRTTLLELVRREAAAALDHPDPAGIRGDRGLAELGIDSLTAVELRNRLAAATGLKLPATLTFDHPTPDAIAAFLDQLLGGGTGERAVAAQRGSGDDDPIAIVGVALRLPGGIASPEALWRLLESGGDAVAEFPDDRGWDLAALFDDDPATPGTSYTRHGGFLTDAADFDAAAFGMSPREALATDPQQRLLLETAWEALERAGIDPTSLRGSRTGVFAGTMYHDYAPHLQDAPPDLEGYLVNGSAGSIASGRISYTFGFEGPAISVDTACSSSLVALHLAAQSLRSGESELALAGGVAVMSSPATFVEFSRQRALAPDGRCKAFAAAADGTGWAEGVSILVLERLSAARRAGHPVLALVRGSAVNQDGASSGLTAPNGPAQQRVIRQALANAGLTAADVDAVEAHGTGTTLGDPIEAQAVIATYGAGRDPERPLWLGSLKSNVGHTQAAAGGAGIAKMILALRNRTLPRTLHVDAPTPHVDWSDGGVRLLTAAVPWEPGARPRRAGISSFGVSGTNAHVIIEEPPQAPELPARSGQGTATGGAARTMTDADSVPAAPGGGVVSPLPEERPLPWVLSAHTPAALRGQAVALATYLRSRPEVNAADVARTLLEGRAALTERAVLVGDDTALRAGLEALAAGGALPEHAARGSADVAGRTVFVFPGQGGQWRGMAAELYRTAPVFADRLTECAEALAPHVDWDPLPVLLGTAEIDDERVDVVQPALWSVMVALAALWRAHGVEPDAVVGHSQGEIAAAVVAGALSIADGARVVALRSRAIAAAAGPGAMAAVQLSAAAAAELIEPWADRVAVAVVNAPSSVVLSGEIAAVEEILARLAADGVRSRRVAVDYASHSPTVEPLRAELATALAPVRPRESAIPLLSTVTADWIDGTALTGGYWFDNLRGTVRFEQATRALAEAGYRAFVEIGPHPVLATTVEETLEAAGAPATAVVGTLRRDDGGLARFTTSLAAAHTRGIPVEWNAARGNRIELPTYAFQRTRYWIDADRSAARRDERVPRAVTPEPAAPVALDRFTGLDTPARRAAVLSLVRDETAAVLKHPSGDEVAVSRAFRDLGLDSLTAVDLRNRLRAATGLALPATLIFDHPSPEAVAEFVVSALPDGREPEPRDAESALRTLESALTEVNGEAGALAERLRAIADRLDGAAGPAADLDSATDDELFDLVDRT